TTATCTGTCTAACAAGATAAGTAAGTCACTTATTTGTGAAGTGAGGGAAGAGAAACATGTCCCAGAAACGACGCAGGGGCTCTGGAAAGAAAATGAGCCAAGAATGGTGGGTTTTTGTTAAAAGTTACACAAATGAATGGTTTATGTCTCCATTTATCATTTAATCCGCCATTTAAGGTGGGTTAAAAATAGCTTCCAGATAAAGCTAAAAGAATTTATTTAGATTAAGTTGCACCAGAGAAGTAGAGGAATTGAGAGATATGACAAAAGCAAAGATGGGATGTTTCGATGGAAGAATCTCTGGCAGTAAAAAGGCTATGCTATAAAACCAGAACTTTTGTTAGCACTGCATTTTTAAGATGAATTGGTCATAGTTAATGTATTGGatggaagaatttttaaacatCTGCCCCGAAGTATGCTGcatccaaaaaatatatataacaaaacgaattctttctcatttgtgtttATTCTTGGATTTATCCTGACATAAtggggtttaaaaaaattagattcacACTGCATTTATTCATCACCCCTGTCCTCTCATCCATAACTCAATATTTACTACGAGcaacaaacacaaaatacaaagaTGTGTCCAGTTTCACTACAGCTCTTCGCGATTACAAGTGTCGAGCGCTAGCTTTCGGAACGCCCTTCTGATTGGCCGAGCCGATGCCAGTGACATCAACCAACTTACTTTTGATTGGAAGGCTGGTTGCTGGGACTGTAGCGTTTGCAGGAAGTCACTTAACTGTTTGGGAGCTGGAAAAACGAAGCTTAAGTTCTCTTTTGCCATAGGAACGAGCGCAACTGACTAGGGAAGATGTGTCCCAAAGCTCCGCAAGCTGGAACGTGAGCCAGGAGGCCAGCCCCGGGCACACGGGACGGTGAGGCACCACTCCGAAAGTGTGCGGctgctccttccctgcctcccagctgttACCCTTTTAAATGTCAGTGTTCGAGGCTGTAGGGGTAGCACGAGGCAGCGAAACGGAACAGTCGGATTGGCCGCACGCCTCAGTTCTAGACGCACCTCTCCACCGAAAGGCCGATCTGACTGGCGGGGGGAGAAAGTAAACAGAGTTGAATCACCCTCCCCACTGGCCAATTGGAGGGGGTTTGGTTTGTGACGTGATGGGATTCTGCGAAATTGTTACTGAGCAAGAGAATGCCGGAACGGTGCGGACCGGCCGGAGCAGGGGCTCAGAAGCCGTCAGTGGACTCGGGAAAAAGTGTTTCTTAGACTTGGCGCTTGGCGTGGCCCTCGCCACCCGCGTCGGGGTGGTCGGGTGAATGTCCTGGGGCCTCGGCTCGACGGAGAGGCGGCGGAGGGCGTGCACCTCTCTTGCAGTTTCCTCTCTCAACGCCTCGGGGGCGTTTTCAGTCGAATAAACTTGCGACCGCCACGTGTGGCATCTTTCCAAGGGAGCCGGCTCAGAGGGGCCGGCGCGCCCGTCGGGGGATCGCGGCCCGCGCGGGGCAGGGGCGGCGGCGAGAGGCGGCGGCGCCGCGGAGCCTGGGGCCGTGGATGCTGCGTGCGGAGGCGCTGCCGGTTACGTAAAGATGAGGGGCTGAGGTCGCCTCGGCGCTCCTGCGAGTCGGAAGcgccccgcgcccccgccccctTGGCCGCCGCGCCGTGCCGCGCCGCGCCGCGCTTGTCGTCCGAGGCTAGGGCAGGGCGAGCCGAACCTCCGCAGCCACCGCCAAGTTCGGCCGCGCCGCCGGGGCTGCCGTCGCCCGCACCATGTCCGCGGCCGCCTACATGGACTTCGTGGCTGCCCAGTGTCTGGTTTCCATTTCGAACCGCGCTGCGGTGCCGGAGCATGGGGGCGCTCCGGACGCCGAGCGGCTGCGACTACCTGAGCGCGAGGTGACCAAGGAGCACGGTGACCCGGGGGACACCTGGAAGGATTACTGCACGCTCGTCACCATCGCCAAGAGCTTGTTGGACCTGAACAAATACCGACCCATCCAGACCCCCTCCGTGTGCAGCGACAGTCTGGAGAGTCCAGATGAGGATATGGGATCCGACAGCGACGTGACCACCGAATCTGGGTCGAGTCCTTCCCACAGCCCGGAGGAGAGACAGGATCCTGGCAGCGCGCCCAGCccgctctccctcctccaccctggAGTGGCTGCGAAGGGGAAACACGCCTCCGAAAAGAGGCACAAGTGCCCCTACAGTGGCTGTGGGAAAGTCTATGGaaaatcctcccatctcaaagCCCATTACAGAGTGCATACAGGTTAGCGGCGTCGCCCTCTCCCCCGGAGCTCTGGGGTTAGTTAACCTTTGGCCAGGCAGCGTTCCTAGGCGTTCAGGACACTGCACTCGGCCGAAAGGGTGCAAACATGTTGTATAAGACGCGGTTTTAACTCTTTTAGTAATTTGTGCATTGGCGGAAAGCTCACTGGTCTCCTTAATTGTCCCCGGCCTCCGGGAGCCAAGGAGAGCCTTAAACTGGCGGGCAGAACGAATGCGGTGCTAGGCTTCGCGGGGAGTGGTGTCCGCCCCTCCCCcgtcccgccccgcccccgggACTCCCGCACCCCGCGACGGTGGGACCACCCCACCTGGGAAAGACGGTGGCAGCGGGGAAGTCAGATGGCGTATCTTTTATTTAATTCCCTTGTCGGGTTGCAGAGAAGTGGCTGAAACTGAGGGGGGACGCGGCGCACTTTACTTCGAGCCTTTTAGGGATGACTAAGGACTCATTTAGCTGGATGCCTGCTACTTTTCTGGGCTTGCCAAGGTGGTTTTAAATATGGTCAGGAGTCCCCTGAGAGGTTTAAAATAACCCTGCTTCAGGCAGCAGAGGAGTTTGATCAAGTAATGGTGGGTTAACTTCACTCATTAGCCTTCCTAATGAGCCAGAtttcagagctttttttttttgaccatgtGACTTAGGTCGCACCCTCCACCCTTGAATCGGGCTGTTTGCAGGGAGGTGTGGTCCTTGCCGGAGGTCAAAGCTTGCTAAAGAATTCTGGGCAGTTCTAGAGGCCTCAGGGAATAGTTCCTCCCTGGGATGGCGAGAGGCAGGGCTGGACAAATGAATGTGGCCAGAAAGACATCTATCTGCCTTATAAAACAGGCATTGGAGACTTCCAGGGACCTTGGTCAGCCAATGCTGTTGGTTGTGTTTAACATGTACGGTAAAAGTGGGAAAGCATTCACATTTGGACAGGCTCTCTGACCATCTTCGGAAAGCTGCTTTTACAAACGCCATTCAGATGAGGTAGCTGGGGCTTGGTCCTCTCCGAGAAGCCTTTTGCCTCTGTCCTGTGACGCTGTGTTTGAGAGGGTACTGTTCGAGTTAGTTGGAAAAGTGTTGTCATTTTTTGGTGTAATACTTCCATACTTTTAAGATGAGGTCCTGGGCCTGTGGGTTAACAGTGATACTTggttgaggttttttgttttgtcttgctttcctttttaaaagaaaggccaCGTAACTGCGTCTCATTCCATTTCCTTTGGAAACTTGTTCTTGTGGAGGTGGCTGCTGGCACCGAAATCAGACTGAATTTCCTCCCTGGTTAATGCAAAATCTGGTTCTGTTTGGGGTCATCATCTAGGTTGCCATAAAACAGCACATTTTAAGGTTTGTATCTGTAAGGTTGCTGAAAGGCATGTGCCAGCGTTGGGGGACGTGACCTTTCGTGTGGCTCTGGGGGTGAAGTAGGGGTATATTAACCGGAGGGTGTTACTCACTAACAGCTGCTGGGCGGGCCTGGCTGTGTCAGCCATGTTCCCGGAGTTCAGTTGTTCGCATCGACACCCACTGCCACCTTGAGCAAAGGCATTTTCTCCTTCAGGGAGCTGCCCAGTCGTGCAGCTAGGGAGGGCCGCAGCACCTCTGTGAGCTGCCAGAGTCTGTCCGACTCAGGAATAGGGTTTCCAGGGTTCTGGGCTATTCGGCTCAGTGATATTTCTCAGGCATTTATAGAAATGGCTGCttatgtgtgcgtgcatgcgtgctGCTCCTTAATTCTCCGTAAGGCAAGTCATTCGGCTCAGCTGCTTCCAGAGAACCTTTTTCACAGTCAAGAGTGGAAAACGAAGTGAGATGTTCATCCAGCTTTAAGTGCTACCATCAGTCCTTTGAACCTAGGGATATGGTGATTGCAGGTGTCTGTGTTTTGGGGATCTCTAATCCTGGTGCATGGTCAAACAAAACCTCAGCCTGGGTTAATACTGTCAGAAGTGTATTCCTGCTAGAGGAGATATGTGTTAAGGTCACTTTAAATAAGAGACTTGGAGGTCTCCTGCATCTGGAAGTTTCAGATACAACTTCAATTTAAATTGACTTTAGGGTATAAAGAgtttcctaattttctttctgcTGGTGTTAAATCAAGAAGGTGGGCAGAGATGGCATTTGGAATGTCTGCATTCTGTGAAGATTTTAAGAGCTAAACTCCCAGCCACACCCCCTTGCTCACTGCTGCTAACATTCCTGCAAGAAACCCTCCAGCTTGTTCACTTCCTTATAGAGCCTCATACAGCTGCCACTTCCATAGACCACTTCTACACCAGCTTTAGAAGTTAAATCATTCAAACAGACTTTCTTCTAATTCAGTGCTGCCACTTACTTCTGTGGTGTCCTGGGAGTAAAGACACAGTTGAGACCGACTGAGCTGGGTTCTGATTTGTCctattgttttctcatttgagaCCATAAGCAAGTTACTTTAACTCCGAGTTTGCAAACTGGAGGCTTACTGCTGAATTTGCTTTGCAGATTTGTTTGGCTTGGCCAGCACAGggtttataaaaatttaattagttaCCAACATCTAAAAATCAGACGATTATGGCATGAAtccagatttctggcttctctggaaaaaaaaaaaaaatcaaaagatctgGCAAAATGGGGCCTGAATTCCTACCTAGCAATAATTGGCTTGAACAGATCATAATACGGGCAGTACCTTGTATTTTAATCATTTACATGATTTCTTCTGGTATTTAAGTTTCCAACCTCTGCTTTGTTTAAGCCtcactttcttcttccctttttttttggtatctttaagttctggggtacatgtgcagaacgtgcagtcTTGTTACGTAGGTATgcacgtgccatagtggtttgctgcacccatcaacccgtcatctgcattaggtatttatcctaatgctattccttccctaccccctaccccccaacagactccagtgtgtgatgttgcctccctgtgtccatgtgttctcatcgttcaactcccacttaagcCTCACTTTCTTAATCCACAAGACAGGGCTGCTATCCTCAAGACACAGGTTCTTGTGCAAAGATAACATCTGTAAAGCACTTACTGTGTAGTGTTCCACACACAGTAAGCCCTTAAGAAATGCTGGGTCCTGTAGTTTGTGTGTAATATACAGAACATCACCTCAAAATCAGGAAACACTGGATAAACTTATTAAGTagtatattaatttacattttcaaatagtctgttcaatttgtttttcttcagccCCCAGACCAGATCTTCTCAGGTGATATACCTCTAAAGTTTAAGCAGTGGATCCACTGTTAATCTGAAGAAAATAAGATGCAACAAATACactatttttcttgtttccagaCTTTTGGGACACTTTATGATGTATTTATTTGTCCTGTTTCAGATTAATTTTAGAACATGGAgtattttacatgaaaatatatcaagcatattatttgaaaatgtaattaacatGAAGTTCATCCTAAGTCTCCTGACTTTGCAGATACACTTCACAAAGAGTATGAGCAGATTTTGGGGCGGGGGGTGGTAAAGGCAGTTACCCTTTGGAGAAGGAAACAACCATATTCTAATTTCAGTTTGGAAGTCATCAGAATGGGCTGATGTTGAATCATACTGGGTTAATACCAGGATGATAGAAACCTGAGGCCTTGTTTCTATGCCAGGTGCCATCTTATTCACTTTTTGGAGGGCCTTAAGTCAGCTCTCGCCAAGTGGTGACAATAGGTTGAGTTTGATAGCACTGGTTATAGGATTCTGAAAATCAGAAAACCCCAAATTCCAACCATCACACCCCAGTTctattaaaaaagatttttaaggttttatatatatatatatatatatatatatatatatgaccttAAAATAGTGAAAAACGAGGCTCACATAAAAAACCAGGAGGGACGGGAGCTACGCAAGCCCTGAGTGGCGTCTTCTGCTTATCCTTAGCCTCTCTGAACACATCCTTGGGATGCCTGGCATACCTGGTGGGAGCGATCTGGACAGCCTCCGTAGTAGAAGTTGTCCTCCAATATgggaaatcgatttttctggccCATCTAGGAATGTCCATCACTGGCCAACTGTAACTTAGGTGGGAATTTTGCTTAAAGGCATGAGGTTGTCCTGAGCCTCTTGCCCTCTTCTCCCTTAATTACTGCAAAAGGTTTTGGAATCAACTGTTCAGTTAAGGAGAGTCTGATGTCATCAGAGGTATGTGGAAAAACTCATCTTCATTGCCTTGGAGGTGGGGCGTTAGGAACAAAACCAGGCCTTGCCCTAGACTAAGGGGCCTTAGCTCACTGGGCTGCCCAATTAATTAGGCCCTGCCCAGCCTTTACCACCTTCTCTTCTCTTCATGAGTGGAACGGAAGCCCTGTACCTGGATCCTTAGGTATACATTCTCTCTACCCCATTCTTCTTTGCAGAGGGCTCCCCAGTGATTTCGAATGGCATTTCATAACCCGACTTACTTCATCCAACATAGATTTACAACTAGGCCTGAGTGGGGCTTGTGCAGATAactgtttttctatcttttttccaCCATTGTCCCCTCCAttactgattctcctgcctcggcctccagagtagctgggattatgggtgtgtgccactatacccagctaactttttgcatttttagtaaagacagggtttcaccatattggccaggctagtcttgaactcctgacttgaagtgatctgctcaccttggactcccaaagtgctgggattacaagcatgagccactgggcctggcctcccCCATTACATTTTAATTCCACAGATACATCTGTTTATGAACTGTGCCCACTTCGGAAGGCGACAAACTGGTGTAATAACTAAGACTTTTTTCACCTGCCACACAACCAATTTTTGCCCCCTTGGAGATGATACTGCCCTAGCCCATTCAGCAAAAGGAGTGATATAAAGTACCCCGTTAGGGAAGAGTAACAGTCTATGCAAAAGGCTGCTTGCACACGGCTTCTAGCTACAGAGGATGGGTTTCTAAGGCTGCAAGAGTTTCCTGTAGAGTTTGCTTCTGGGTTTTAGGCCAGAGGCTAAAACTCCTTTGAATCAAGTGAAATATGTGCAGACAGTTCTCCAGCCAGAGCTCTCTACAGAAATCTGACCCTGGGGATGGAGTCTGTTAGGACCCTACAGCTCTTATTACTAGTCCCAAGGTAGGGGCCAGCAGTTCCCGTTCTTCCCACATTTCCCGCTTGTCCTGTGTCACCTTCCATCTATCCGCCCTAGCAAAGAcaaagtggggggtggggggcctcTTGAGAAGCTTCTGCTGGCAGGATTACTGTTTCACAATAGAAAACACAAGTGGAGTCAAATTACAGAGTATGCACATGGTTTCTCTTGATTTTCCTCTCACATCTTCTGTGGGTGGtgagaagagagaggggagaggtaTAAGTGGGTTCCCGGGTAAGAGAGGGAGGTACCAGAGTAAATACAGTGCCACTCGAATGGTGACACCCCATTACCTTGAGACACAAAGATGTAAGCTGAGGGAAATCAATTCTTGGATTCTGAACATGAGGGTCAGATTTACATTCCTGTCTCAATTGTTGACGCTTATCCCAAGGACTAGTCATTCTGCAACATCTATGGGAAATTACCAGATTGAACTTCCCGTGGAGAAACATCATATGACATATTGGGAAAATGGCTGACAATGGTTTTCCTTACTAAGTTCATTGAGAAGAAAAATGGGCGGATGATTTCCTGTCTTTACTCTTTCAGAAGCCCCTAAAACAATCTGACATGCTCTAGGTGGAGCCTGCTTTCCATCCCATCAGTTTGATTTCTGAATGCCTTATGATCATTAgcattcttgatttaaaaaaaaaaaaaaaaagctttgtcgCATTTGTTAGTCTTGACTTCTAAatcttctgtattcttttttctctctctctctttccccttggCTGTTCTCAGGCTTGGAGAAAAAGCTTGTAGCATGCCATTCCTTCCTCCACTGCTAGAATCCTCCCCGACATCCGACCCTCCCACCTTTTCCTAATGTTTCTCCAGCAAGCCCAGCGCCCACTgaagagtgtaaattagtgcctAGTAATTGGTACAAAggcactttctgtttctatgcaaCACACCCAAAAAGGAGGggcaaaaggaagaagaagaaaaaaaaccccacagatggttaaaaagggaaagaagcgAGATCCTCTTTCGGTGGTCTTTGAGCAATCCTGGCTCGCTCTCTCCGCCCCAATTTTTGTTGGAAGTTAGTCACAGGCCTGGGCCTAACTCAGAGCACTTGGTGGCAGCAGTTGTTAGTATTAAAAGAATAGCACTTGGAGGGTGAAAGTGACCTTGAGAGGTCATCACATCCATCATTTTGTCTTTAAGAAAGCGCAGCCCCACCCTCTGAGAGATGGGGATTGTTCTCTTGAAATGTTTTGGGGGGATTTGCAGGGCTTTCAGGCACACCACCAGGGTTCCAAAGCCATCTCTCTGCCTTGACTAACATGTGAGTGGTCATATTGTGTGTTATCTCCCAGAGTCTCAGCGGTACACGAGGGTACTAGGTGGTTGGAAGCATTAGCTTCAAGCTTAGTTCTGTGTGTGCCTAggaatttttcctttattttgaattatttgcagTGTTTCATTTGAATTCTTGCCAccatccctccaccccacctcaccccccAGCTGCTTCTCTGTGCTCTCCTGGGGCTTCAGTCTatagttaacatttttgtttttcaccttGATTTAAAGGGGTGCTTCATGGAATTAACCAAGTGAAAGGCCAGAGGTGGAGATAGCTGCCGCAGCCTAGGCAGGTTTTATGGGAGCAGCACTCTCTGAAACAGCTCAAGGCAGTGCTGCTGAGAGGTTTTCTACCACTGCTTACCTGGAATCCTCCTGAAACTTTAATACCTTTTTGATGCATTAAGGTCAAaagtaaacatttgttttatcCCAGTCTCACGCAGTCCCCTCAGCAGATAATAGGACTAACATTATTATTCATAAGAATGTGATCCCCACTGAGGGTGTGagatgcatcttttttttttttttttttaaacacgtGGGACCTTGCAAGGCATTCATTGCCATGTGTGTCCAAAGACTTTTTGATGGTGTGCCCGAAGGCTTCTCTGTTAATCTCACTTTACAGTGTAGAATAATTGACTTTGGAATCCTGAGATGAGAATTGAAGAATCCAGATCTGAAATCTAAAGGTTCTCAAGCTGAGAGAACCAGTTTGCTCACAATCTAAGcccagagctgctgctgctgggactttgaatttgtttattttttaatgaaactgaGAATGATAATTTGAACAGGAGAAAGGAATCTAGAAGAATCTGAACAGGAGAAGGGCCAATCCTTAACTGGCCAGattgagtctttttaaaaagtgaggacatttatttcaatagattCAAATAAGAGATGGAAGCTTAAGCCATACAAAATTAATGATAAGGATTTGAAATGCAGTCAGTGGTGTTATATATTCAATGAAGTTTGACCATTTTTCCAAGCTGAGCCTCTGTGCTTGTGGAAGGGAGTATCTCCCAAAGTGCCTGACTTGAACCAAAGTGGGAACAGGCAATGGATGAAAACACAAAAGTCTCTCTTGAGAGTTTTGGACATTTTAGACCTGGGAACAAAGTTACAGATCATCTTAGCCCAAAGAAATAGAGGGAGaagaaggtttcaccatgtctctcTTACAGAGAGCTATCTTTGATAAGACAGGCAGTTAGAAAGAAAGAGTAAGGCCTGACCCATTTCATATTGAACAGTCAAGACTGAGGAACTGGAATGTGAGGGGCCTTTCTTTACCTTCAGTACAGAGACAGGAGACAGAGTCGTCAGAGCACAGACTTTCGGGTCTCTCACTTATGGGTTTTGAATCCTGCCTCCACCATCTATTTTTGACAACTCAGGCTGTACTTACCTTCTGTGAGCCtcaagtttctcatctgtaaaatggagctcagtaattacatatttatgaggtTGTTATGAGGCTTAATTCAGACAAGGTGTTTAAATCATTTAGCACACcgttataattaaaaattaagaatttatatGTGTGTCCCGGAAGCCCTTGAGATTCCTAGAATTTTTGTTCAGAATTCCAGATTAATCCAGCACTGCCTCACtcacttaaattatttattattattattattatttgagactgagtctcactctgtcgctgaggctggagtgcagtggcacggaggatcttggctcactgtaacctgcacTTTCCCCCAATTCCCCCCTGCCCcccactcaagcaatcctcccacctccgccccccaagtaactgggactgcagatgcacaccaccatgcctggcttatttttgtattttttgtagagactgggttttaccatgttgcccaggctggtggtctcaatctcctaagcTCAAAccatttgcccgcctcagcctcccaaagtgttaggattataggcctaaGCTACTGTACCGGGCCATCTCATTCACTTAAATCATTTATTGAGTGACTTACATGCAAAAAGCTGTGTAGAATGCTGGTAGCAGGTGCTTTGGATTTTGTGAATAATAGTGATAATATAATATCTAACACTCATTATATGTCAGGCTCCAACCTAAATGGTTTGCATGCATTGTCACATTTAAACCCACAGTAATCCTGTGATATAGAAAGGTGCCTTCTGTTCTTCTCATTTAATAAGAGGAATCAGACTGAGAGTTAGTTAACCTAGTTCAAGGTTATACAGGAATTTTCCTAGTCTGTCTCTAGGTGGGTGGAGTTGGGCATGAATGCTTGCTGATCTGGACCCCTTGGGTTTCTGCCAGTGGGAAGAGACCCTGTGTTTTATGTGGTTCTCTTGGATTTGGTCCCAGAGCCACCAGTCTTCAGCTGTCTACTCTTTTGTTGTTCCAACTCTGGCTCGTGGTTGGTTTTCATGAACCTCAGTTAGGAGTATCAGCAGAAATCTTGGACTCTGACCACACCTACTCTGTATTTT
The sequence above is a segment of the Saimiri boliviensis isolate mSaiBol1 chromosome 2, mSaiBol1.pri, whole genome shotgun sequence genome. Coding sequences within it:
- the KLF9 gene encoding Krueppel-like factor 9 translates to MSAAAYMDFVAAQCLVSISNRAAVPEHGGAPDAERLRLPEREVTKEHGDPGDTWKDYCTLVTIAKSLLDLNKYRPIQTPSVCSDSLESPDEDMGSDSDVTTESGSSPSHSPEERQDPGSAPSPLSLLHPGVAAKGKHASEKRHKCPYSGCGKVYGKSSHLKAHYRVHTGERPFPCTWPDCLKKFSRSDELTRHYRTHTGEKQFRCPLCEKRFMRSDHLTKHARRHTEFHPSMIKRSKKALANAL